In one Brevibacillus choshinensis genomic region, the following are encoded:
- a CDS encoding DUF2232 domain-containing protein: MPSKTKQLAENALMLGIALVLLFLSTYTVLGALVSILVPLPFLILGMSRTVPNMVWISLAFTFLGWIMTGPVTAFVALEFAVWGALMGIFYTKRGTALSGITAGAVAVFFGFVFMLAFMIFGMKTSFDSILQQAAVLRPSFMPKEQYDQYIQLGKMLLPVSLVMFSFGSSAIVHWLARLIGKRLRRPVPALKPIREWTFPRSLLYYYFIAMIGMLVFGSSIQGTFWESAIFNVKVMLDAVFTLQGLSFCLFAAYLYGWKRLTPVLIVCLFIFPFLTTILSLVGIFDLGIRLREKLETRVKRG, translated from the coding sequence ATGCCTTCGAAAACCAAGCAATTGGCCGAAAATGCCTTAATGCTGGGTATCGCGCTGGTGCTATTGTTTCTCAGTACATACACGGTGCTAGGTGCGTTAGTCAGTATTTTGGTCCCACTGCCTTTTTTAATCTTGGGAATGAGTAGAACCGTGCCAAACATGGTTTGGATCTCACTTGCGTTTACCTTTTTAGGGTGGATTATGACGGGACCGGTCACCGCTTTTGTAGCTCTGGAGTTTGCTGTCTGGGGAGCGTTGATGGGGATCTTCTACACCAAAAGGGGGACAGCACTCTCTGGGATTACAGCAGGAGCAGTCGCAGTCTTCTTTGGTTTTGTGTTCATGCTAGCCTTTATGATTTTCGGAATGAAAACGAGCTTTGATTCAATTTTGCAGCAGGCTGCTGTTTTGAGGCCGTCGTTTATGCCAAAGGAGCAGTACGATCAGTACATCCAATTAGGCAAGATGCTTCTTCCGGTGAGTCTGGTCATGTTCAGCTTTGGTTCCAGTGCGATTGTTCACTGGCTGGCTCGATTGATCGGTAAACGATTGCGCAGACCTGTCCCGGCACTGAAGCCGATTCGGGAGTGGACCTTCCCGAGATCGTTGCTCTACTATTACTTTATTGCAATGATCGGCATGCTGGTTTTTGGGTCAAGCATTCAAGGGACGTTCTGGGAAAGCGCAATTTTCAACGTAAAAGTGATGCTCGATGCCGTATTTACTTTGCAAGGTCTAAGTTTTTGTCTGTTCGCTGCCTATTTGTATGGCTGGAAGAGATTGACTCCAGTGCTTATTGTCTGTCTATTTATTTTTCCCTTTCTAACCACTATACTGAGTCTAGTAGGTATCTTTGATTTGGGAATTCGGTTACGTGAAAAACTGGAAACAAGAGTGAAGAGGGGCTGA
- the rpsR gene encoding 30S ribosomal protein S18, translating into MARKGRPNKRRKVCFFKVNKIKHIDYKDVDLLKKFISERGKILPRRVTGTSAKYQRALTIAIKRSRQVALLPYTAE; encoded by the coding sequence ATGGCACGCAAAGGACGTCCTAATAAGCGTCGTAAAGTATGCTTTTTTAAAGTGAACAAAATCAAACACATCGATTATAAAGATGTTGATTTGCTCAAAAAGTTCATCAGCGAGCGCGGTAAAATCTTGCCTCGTCGTGTAACTGGTACTTCCGCTAAGTACCAACGTGCACTGACGATCGCAATCAAGCGCTCTCGTCAAGTGGCACTTCTGCCTTATACGGCTGAATAA
- a CDS encoding single-stranded DNA-binding protein produces the protein MNKVILIGNLTKDPELRYTPNGVAVATFTVAINRPRTNQAGEREADFINIVAWQKLADLCASYLRKGRQAAIEGRLQTRSYDNKEGKRVYVTEVVAENVQFLGGRGNEGGENAGYDPGPGFGGGNKPSGGGQRNDFDPFGDPFASAGKPINISDDDLPF, from the coding sequence ATGAATAAAGTCATTCTCATCGGCAACCTGACAAAAGATCCTGAACTTCGTTATACGCCAAATGGCGTTGCCGTTGCTACGTTTACTGTGGCGATCAATCGTCCTCGCACCAATCAAGCAGGCGAGAGAGAAGCCGATTTCATTAATATTGTCGCTTGGCAAAAGCTGGCCGACCTGTGTGCAAGTTATTTGCGCAAGGGTAGACAAGCCGCCATCGAGGGACGCCTTCAAACGCGCTCCTACGACAATAAAGAAGGAAAACGAGTATACGTAACAGAGGTTGTTGCGGAGAACGTTCAATTTTTGGGCGGTCGAGGCAATGAGGGCGGAGAAAATGCAGGATATGATCCGGGTCCAGGCTTCGGCGGTGGCAACAAGCCATCCGGCGGCGGTCAGAGAAACGACTTTGATCCGTTTGGGGATCCCTTCGCGAGTGCTGGCAAGCCTATCAACATTTCAGATGATGACTTGCCGTTCTAA
- the rpsF gene encoding 30S ribosomal protein S6: MRQYEVMYVLRPDLEEEKVKSNVARYSEIVTNYGGEISKLQEMGKRRLAYEINKFREGYYVLMNFKANSDAVAEAERLMKINDDVIRFMFVRDEK; this comes from the coding sequence ATGCGTCAATACGAAGTTATGTATGTATTGCGTCCAGACCTTGAAGAAGAGAAAGTGAAATCCAATGTAGCCCGTTACAGCGAGATCGTAACCAACTACGGCGGCGAAATTTCCAAACTTCAAGAAATGGGCAAGCGTCGTCTTGCTTATGAAATTAACAAGTTCCGTGAAGGTTACTACGTTTTGATGAACTTCAAAGCGAATTCCGATGCTGTTGCGGAAGCAGAGCGTCTGATGAAAATTAACGACGACGTAATTCGCTTCATGTTCGTTCGTGATGAGAAGTAA
- the ychF gene encoding redox-regulated ATPase YchF produces MGASCGIVGLPNVGKSTLFNAITQAGAESANYPFCTIDPNVGIVEVPDPRLAKLTEIVVPNKVVPTAFEFVDIAGLVKGASKGEGLGNQFLGHIREVDAIAHVVRCFEDENITHVSGRVDPLSDIETINLELIFADLDSVDRRIDRIVRKVKAGDKEAKQELDVLEKLKAAFEEGNSARSVELDDEERKWVRDLHLLTIKPMLYVCNVAEDGILDADTNPHVQTVREHAASEGAQVVVISAKVEAEIAELEGEDKDMFLEELGLSESGLDRLIRAAYELLGLVTYFTAGVQEVRAWTIRRGTKAPGAAGVIHTDFERGFIRAEVIAYNDLVDAGSVAAARERGKYRLEGKEYVVADGDVMHFRFNV; encoded by the coding sequence ATGGGTGCATCTTGCGGGATTGTAGGTCTTCCCAACGTAGGGAAGTCGACCTTGTTTAACGCCATTACCCAAGCAGGTGCAGAATCGGCTAACTACCCGTTCTGTACGATTGATCCCAATGTAGGTATCGTGGAGGTTCCAGATCCACGTTTGGCTAAATTGACAGAGATCGTTGTTCCAAACAAAGTGGTCCCAACCGCTTTTGAATTTGTGGACATTGCTGGTCTGGTTAAAGGTGCGAGTAAGGGTGAGGGCCTGGGGAACCAGTTTTTGGGCCATATTCGTGAAGTTGATGCGATCGCTCACGTTGTTCGTTGTTTTGAAGATGAGAACATTACGCACGTATCTGGACGTGTCGATCCGCTGAGCGATATTGAGACGATTAACCTGGAGCTGATCTTTGCTGACCTCGACTCCGTAGACCGTCGGATTGACCGTATCGTTCGTAAAGTGAAAGCCGGAGACAAAGAAGCCAAGCAAGAGCTGGATGTGCTGGAGAAATTGAAGGCTGCTTTTGAAGAAGGAAATTCAGCACGCAGTGTAGAGCTGGATGACGAGGAGCGCAAATGGGTTCGCGATTTGCACCTGTTGACTATTAAGCCGATGCTGTACGTGTGCAACGTGGCGGAAGACGGCATTTTGGATGCTGACACCAACCCGCATGTGCAAACGGTACGGGAACACGCGGCTAGCGAGGGTGCACAAGTCGTCGTAATCAGTGCCAAGGTAGAAGCGGAAATTGCGGAGCTGGAAGGCGAAGATAAAGACATGTTCCTTGAGGAGCTGGGTCTTTCTGAATCCGGACTGGATCGCTTGATTCGCGCTGCGTACGAGCTTTTGGGACTGGTTACTTACTTTACAGCAGGCGTGCAAGAAGTTCGCGCTTGGACGATTCGTCGTGGTACCAAAGCTCCCGGAGCAGCGGGCGTCATCCATACCGATTTCGAACGCGGCTTTATCCGTGCGGAAGTCATCGCCTACAATGATCTGGTAGATGCTGGTTCCGTTGCTGCAGCACGTGAGCGCGGCAAGTACCGTCTTGAAGGGAAAGAGTACGTGGTAGCGGATGGAGATGTTATGCATTTCCGTTTCAACGTCTAG
- a CDS encoding NAD(P)-dependent oxidoreductase translates to MNLLLLGASGRVGSHILTRALQDGHHVTALARSPEKLAHHQADNLRIISGNVLEVSDVVRTVSGADTVICTLGTDGSTTLSEGFPHIIFAMKQAGIKRIITIGTAGILQSRTSPELLRYQSSESKRKLTRAAEEHHKAFALLEQSSLDWTIVCPTYLPDGELIGSYRVEADFLPENGSEISVPDTAAFTYSLIDSGDYVRSRVGIAY, encoded by the coding sequence TTGAATTTGCTCCTACTCGGTGCCTCCGGACGCGTGGGCAGTCACATTCTTACACGCGCACTCCAGGATGGGCATCATGTCACCGCGTTGGCCCGTTCCCCGGAGAAACTAGCCCATCACCAAGCGGACAACCTTCGTATCATCTCAGGCAATGTTTTGGAAGTTTCCGACGTCGTACGCACGGTGAGTGGCGCAGATACCGTCATCTGCACGCTCGGTACCGACGGCTCCACTACTTTGTCAGAGGGCTTCCCTCACATCATCTTTGCCATGAAGCAAGCAGGCATCAAACGTATCATTACTATTGGAACAGCCGGTATCCTGCAAAGCAGAACGTCCCCTGAATTGCTCCGTTACCAATCCAGCGAGTCCAAACGCAAGCTGACCCGCGCCGCGGAAGAGCATCACAAGGCATTTGCCCTGCTGGAACAATCCTCTCTCGATTGGACAATCGTCTGCCCGACCTATTTGCCAGATGGCGAGCTGATCGGTTCCTACCGTGTGGAAGCTGATTTTTTGCCGGAAAATGGCTCTGAAATCTCTGTCCCGGACACGGCGGCATTCACGTACAGCCTGATTGACAGTGGCGACTATGTACGTTCGCGAGTTGGCATCGCCTATTGA
- the pepF gene encoding oligoendopeptidase F: MKKRAFASITALAITLTTVAVPFIPYSSPAIAVAAEKAPVYQTRAEIPDQYKWKLDHIYPTVKDWEKDVAKVEEMAKAFTKYQGKLGSSSASILKAFEDYMSMMRLNDKAYVYANMSLDVNSANSDLQKLADRAEKMYTLVSEKTAWVQPEIVAIPDNKMKQLLADKDLAPYKLFIEDMLRTKPHSLSKEMEELLAKSAPLSNSPTSIYSMLSKDVKFPKIKDESGKEVQLNRANFVSYLESKDQRVRKDAFKAYYSSLIDFQDSFAQTLAAKVKGDNFYADARHYKTALESSLNPNNIPTKVYDELIDTVNDNLPLLHRYISLKKKMLGVNELHMYDIYVPIVPSDDKYISFEEGKKMVVNGLQAMGDDYVKVLADGLEGGWVDVYSTDDKRTGAYQWGAYDTHPYVLLNHQGTLDDVFTIAHEMGHAMQSYYTNKTQPYVSSNYPTFTAEVASTMNETLLFKSMYAQAKTKAEKMYLLNHYLENFRSTLFRQTQFAEFEKAIHDKEQAGESLNAEAIKKIYLDINKKYYGKDMVSDDEIAMEWARVSHFYNYKYYVYQYSTSFAASQALAKQIMDEGKPAVDRIRTNFLEAGNSAPAIEVLKAAGVDMSTSKPIEQAMQIFEETLTELEKLVNEK; encoded by the coding sequence TTGAAGAAGCGTGCGTTTGCATCCATCACGGCTTTGGCCATTACTTTGACCACCGTAGCAGTGCCCTTCATTCCGTACAGTTCTCCAGCCATTGCGGTTGCTGCGGAAAAGGCGCCTGTTTATCAGACACGTGCGGAAATTCCTGATCAGTACAAATGGAAGCTCGATCATATTTATCCGACCGTCAAGGATTGGGAAAAAGATGTCGCCAAAGTAGAAGAGATGGCCAAGGCTTTTACCAAGTATCAAGGCAAGCTTGGCAGTTCCTCTGCTTCTATATTGAAGGCGTTTGAAGACTACATGAGTATGATGCGCCTCAATGACAAGGCTTACGTGTATGCGAATATGTCACTCGATGTGAACTCCGCCAATTCCGATCTGCAAAAGCTGGCTGACCGTGCTGAGAAAATGTACACACTAGTCTCCGAAAAAACAGCATGGGTACAACCTGAAATCGTAGCGATTCCCGATAATAAAATGAAGCAATTGCTGGCTGACAAGGATCTGGCACCGTACAAGCTGTTCATCGAGGACATGCTGCGTACCAAACCGCATTCGCTCTCAAAAGAAATGGAGGAGCTGCTGGCAAAATCAGCGCCACTCAGCAACTCGCCAACGAGTATATACAGCATGCTGTCCAAAGACGTAAAATTCCCGAAAATCAAGGATGAGAGCGGGAAAGAAGTACAACTCAACCGCGCTAACTTCGTTTCTTATTTAGAAAGCAAAGATCAACGTGTGCGAAAGGATGCGTTTAAAGCGTATTACAGCTCGTTGATCGATTTTCAGGACAGCTTTGCCCAGACATTGGCGGCAAAAGTAAAAGGAGATAACTTTTACGCAGATGCTCGTCATTATAAGACTGCTTTGGAGTCGAGCCTGAATCCAAACAACATTCCTACAAAGGTGTACGATGAGCTGATTGATACGGTAAATGACAATCTGCCACTGTTGCACCGTTACATTTCCTTGAAGAAGAAAATGCTCGGAGTGAATGAGTTACACATGTACGATATTTACGTACCGATCGTGCCATCCGACGATAAGTACATTTCGTTTGAAGAAGGCAAAAAGATGGTAGTAAACGGATTGCAGGCGATGGGCGACGACTATGTGAAAGTCTTGGCCGACGGTTTGGAAGGCGGCTGGGTAGATGTGTATTCTACCGATGACAAACGTACAGGTGCTTACCAATGGGGAGCGTACGACACTCATCCATACGTGTTGTTGAACCATCAAGGAACGTTGGACGATGTTTTCACGATCGCACATGAGATGGGCCATGCCATGCAGTCGTATTACACCAATAAGACGCAGCCATACGTTTCGTCCAATTACCCAACCTTCACGGCAGAAGTGGCGTCTACGATGAACGAGACATTGCTGTTCAAGAGCATGTATGCGCAGGCGAAGACGAAAGCCGAGAAAATGTATCTGCTCAATCATTACCTGGAGAATTTCCGTTCGACACTGTTCCGTCAGACTCAGTTCGCCGAGTTTGAGAAAGCGATCCACGACAAGGAGCAGGCAGGAGAGTCGTTGAACGCCGAAGCTATCAAAAAGATTTACCTCGATATCAACAAGAAATATTACGGCAAAGATATGGTTTCAGATGATGAAATCGCGATGGAGTGGGCACGTGTTTCCCATTTCTACAACTATAAATACTATGTGTACCAATACTCGACGAGCTTTGCTGCGTCCCAGGCATTGGCGAAGCAAATCATGGATGAAGGGAAGCCGGCGGTCGACCGCATCCGCACCAACTTCCTCGAGGCAGGCAATTCCGCACCAGCTATCGAGGTGTTGAAAGCAGCAGGAGTGGATATGTCTACTTCCAAGCCAATCGAGCAAGCGATGCAAATTTTTGAAGAAACGCTGACAGAGCTGGAGAAGCTGGTCAACGAGAAGTAA
- a CDS encoding YjcZ family sporulation protein, whose translation MGIFNGFDDFALILVLFILLVIIACECN comes from the coding sequence GTGGGTATCTTCAATGGCTTTGACGACTTCGCGCTGATCTTGGTTCTCTTCATCCTTCTCGTGATCATTGCTTGTGAGTGCAACTAA
- a CDS encoding Ig-like domain-containing protein, with the protein MKKGTGKWLQVLGMVMFLLLAAQPAMGADGSSWGMKMAPTDKSADVSVESLITITFAQPIRLMNNKELTNQSWLSIVQLTDSKKKRIPFAVNWSKSQRTVTIDPVGNLEAGQSFHVMIPAKKIKNERGQVNPEASITFSTKKAVDTIAPRATILPGHGAKQVKLQEKVTMQFAEDVFLVDGSILASKTSGALVRLTDDTGANVAHTITWNKSKRMLTVKPRGKWQPYKNYQIELVPGLLRDAAGNVNPAQRSSFTTGAK; encoded by the coding sequence ATGAAAAAAGGGACAGGCAAATGGCTACAGGTACTGGGTATGGTGATGTTTTTGTTACTGGCAGCTCAACCGGCGATGGGAGCGGATGGATCATCCTGGGGGATGAAGATGGCGCCAACTGACAAATCCGCGGACGTCTCTGTTGAATCACTGATTACGATTACGTTTGCACAGCCCATTCGTCTGATGAACAACAAAGAGCTGACGAATCAATCGTGGTTGTCTATCGTTCAGCTGACAGATAGCAAAAAGAAGAGAATACCTTTTGCAGTAAATTGGAGCAAGTCACAGCGAACGGTCACGATCGACCCTGTGGGTAACCTGGAGGCAGGGCAATCTTTTCACGTAATGATCCCTGCGAAAAAAATCAAAAACGAACGTGGACAAGTAAATCCGGAAGCGAGCATCACGTTTTCCACAAAAAAAGCAGTGGATACAATCGCACCACGAGCTACTATTTTACCTGGACATGGGGCAAAGCAGGTCAAGCTGCAGGAAAAGGTGACCATGCAGTTCGCAGAGGATGTCTTTTTGGTCGATGGCAGTATTCTTGCGAGTAAGACGTCAGGGGCGCTCGTGCGTCTGACTGATGATACGGGTGCCAATGTCGCACATACGATTACCTGGAACAAGAGCAAGAGGATGCTGACTGTCAAACCAAGAGGGAAGTGGCAGCCGTACAAGAATTATCAGATTGAACTAGTACCTGGCTTGTTGCGTGACGCCGCGGGCAATGTCAATCCTGCTCAGCGATCCAGTTTTACCACGGGAGCCAAATAA
- a CDS encoding DUF951 domain-containing protein — MERKQFELGDVVQMKKPHPCGTNAWKVIRMGMDVRIKCTGCEHSVMIPRLEFERKLKKILSHAEDETQS; from the coding sequence ATGGAACGGAAGCAATTTGAACTGGGGGATGTCGTTCAAATGAAAAAACCGCATCCGTGCGGGACGAATGCGTGGAAAGTCATCCGAATGGGGATGGATGTACGCATAAAATGCACGGGTTGTGAACACAGTGTGATGATTCCACGACTAGAGTTTGAACGAAAGCTAAAAAAGATCTTGAGTCATGCAGAAGACGAGACTCAGTCTTGA
- a CDS encoding mechanosensitive ion channel family protein, with product MRDGKLFTSLYNQIYDYITNADMWMNLGTIVLKIVAIIVISRIVVSVVQAAVNRVFQHRKGSKIQMDQRRVDTMRVLVNNVVRYTLYFLAILMILQLLGIDLKPVLVSAGVLGLAVGFGAQSLVRDIITGFFIIFEDQFAVGDVVTINNMTGTVQEIGLRITRVRSWTGEVHIFPNGTITQVTNFSLQNTLSVVDVSVAYEEDLNQVEQVLKEVLQLAQTELTDIVAEPQILGVHALGPSEVIMRVTAECKPNTHHGVNRNLRAMIRTEFTKRGIQIPYPKIVAMQGKGQGLGQA from the coding sequence ATGAGAGATGGAAAATTGTTTACGTCACTTTATAATCAAATTTACGATTATATAACGAATGCCGACATGTGGATGAACCTCGGGACGATTGTGTTGAAAATTGTAGCGATTATCGTGATTTCACGAATTGTCGTATCTGTCGTTCAGGCAGCGGTTAATCGGGTATTTCAGCATCGAAAAGGCAGCAAAATCCAGATGGATCAGCGACGCGTCGATACTATGAGGGTACTCGTTAACAACGTCGTAAGGTACACCTTGTACTTTTTAGCGATTCTCATGATTCTGCAGTTGCTGGGGATTGATTTAAAGCCTGTTCTGGTGAGTGCAGGGGTATTGGGATTGGCAGTTGGTTTTGGCGCTCAGAGTCTGGTGCGTGATATTATTACCGGATTTTTCATTATCTTTGAGGATCAGTTTGCGGTCGGGGATGTCGTGACCATTAATAATATGACAGGAACTGTACAGGAAATCGGTCTTCGAATCACGCGCGTTCGCAGCTGGACAGGGGAAGTGCATATTTTCCCTAATGGAACGATCACCCAGGTAACAAATTTCTCGTTGCAAAATACATTGTCTGTCGTGGATGTATCTGTAGCGTATGAAGAAGACTTGAACCAAGTGGAGCAAGTCTTGAAGGAAGTGCTGCAGCTCGCTCAAACCGAGCTAACAGACATTGTGGCAGAGCCTCAAATTCTCGGCGTGCACGCTCTTGGCCCATCGGAAGTGATTATGAGGGTGACAGCAGAATGTAAACCAAATACACACCACGGAGTAAACCGTAACCTGCGGGCTATGATCCGGACAGAATTCACAAAACGCGGCATTCAGATTCCGTATCCGAAAATTGTCGCGATGCAAGGCAAAGGTCAAGGCTTGGGGCAAGCGTAG
- a CDS encoding DUF3343 domain-containing protein — MGGETVLIAFDSTQQALRAEMLLEYADIEIDTRPTPKEITAGCALSIEFPLPDYSQAKTIMDEQQVIIRGYFRQFSDRYQEIDEKGNRREQEE; from the coding sequence GTGGGAGGAGAGACGGTACTGATCGCATTTGATTCCACACAGCAAGCTTTGCGAGCAGAGATGCTGCTGGAGTATGCGGATATAGAGATTGACACAAGACCGACCCCAAAAGAGATAACGGCAGGCTGTGCCCTCTCCATAGAGTTTCCACTGCCAGATTACTCACAGGCGAAGACGATAATGGATGAACAACAAGTGATCATTCGAGGCTATTTTCGGCAGTTTTCTGATCGCTATCAGGAAATCGACGAGAAAGGAAACAGAAGGGAGCAGGAAGAATGA
- the yyaC gene encoding spore protease YyaC, which translates to MNTFENRKDNFLPPFKVEYRSENADEHLALHLAQRFRLKPFEEEIILVCIGTDRSTGDALGPLVGSKLQTHSSRLLQVYGTLDDPVHAMNLTDKLEFIQTKHPKATVIAVDACLGQFSHVGNINVINGPLKPGAGVKKELPAVGTFHITGIVNVGGFMEYFVLQNTRLAVVMNMAEIIASGLSKAVSLASEESRLGSI; encoded by the coding sequence ATGAATACATTTGAGAATCGCAAGGATAATTTTTTACCACCTTTTAAAGTGGAATATCGCAGTGAAAACGCAGATGAACACCTGGCTCTACACCTTGCTCAACGCTTTCGCTTGAAGCCTTTTGAAGAAGAAATTATCTTGGTTTGCATTGGGACAGACCGTTCTACTGGTGATGCGCTCGGACCTCTCGTAGGGAGCAAACTGCAAACGCACTCATCCCGATTGCTACAAGTGTACGGGACTTTAGATGATCCTGTCCACGCGATGAATCTCACGGATAAGCTGGAATTCATCCAAACCAAGCATCCAAAGGCGACAGTTATTGCTGTTGATGCGTGTCTAGGCCAATTCAGCCACGTCGGAAATATCAATGTGATCAATGGACCGCTAAAACCAGGAGCAGGCGTCAAAAAAGAGCTTCCAGCCGTCGGTACTTTTCACATTACAGGAATCGTCAATGTCGGAGGCTTCATGGAGTATTTTGTGCTCCAGAATACCCGATTGGCTGTTGTCATGAATATGGCTGAAATCATTGCATCCGGATTATCGAAGGCTGTTTCGTTAGCCTCTGAGGAAAGCCGCTTGGGCAGTATTTAA
- a CDS encoding diacylglycerol/lipid kinase family protein — translation MIGFIVNPVAGNGKGKEIWDHLEQNLRQQGAVYHVRKTSREGEAENLAVELIEKEGVNKIIAVGGDGTVHEVVNGMYQTGKGCLLGHVAAGSGNDFSRGHSLSNDPIQAIERIMSDKREKVIDLLKINGRLAVNSVGAGFDGEVAKTTNEASYKKWLNRFKLGKVAYIWSVIRVLCTYRPCPVTLTVDGKVIPFERAWLITIANIPNYGGGMLICPGAVSDDGFAEICVVSNVGRLGLLRAFPQIFTGAHVNHPKIRFFRGRQILVETQRPLFVHADGEIVAQTPICVEILPKSLRICG, via the coding sequence ATGATAGGATTTATCGTGAATCCGGTGGCGGGCAATGGAAAAGGAAAAGAAATATGGGACCATCTAGAACAAAATCTAAGGCAGCAGGGAGCCGTTTATCACGTGAGGAAGACATCGAGAGAGGGGGAGGCAGAGAACCTAGCTGTTGAACTGATCGAAAAAGAGGGAGTAAATAAAATCATTGCTGTCGGAGGGGACGGAACGGTCCATGAAGTAGTAAATGGCATGTATCAAACGGGAAAAGGTTGCTTACTTGGACACGTGGCTGCTGGGTCCGGAAACGATTTTTCGCGAGGGCATAGTTTGTCAAATGATCCTATTCAGGCAATAGAGCGAATCATGTCGGATAAAAGAGAAAAAGTGATTGATCTGTTGAAAATCAATGGTCGTCTCGCTGTGAATTCAGTCGGAGCGGGATTTGACGGGGAGGTCGCGAAAACGACCAACGAAGCGAGCTACAAAAAGTGGTTGAACCGCTTCAAGCTGGGGAAGGTAGCGTATATATGGTCGGTCATTCGGGTTTTGTGTACGTATCGGCCATGTCCGGTGACGTTGACGGTGGACGGGAAAGTCATCCCATTCGAACGCGCTTGGCTCATAACGATTGCCAATATCCCCAATTACGGTGGCGGTATGTTGATTTGCCCAGGGGCCGTGTCAGATGATGGATTCGCGGAGATTTGCGTGGTGAGTAACGTGGGACGGTTGGGGCTATTACGTGCATTCCCGCAAATATTTACAGGTGCGCACGTCAATCATCCCAAGATCCGTTTCTTTCGAGGAAGACAGATCTTGGTGGAGACACAGAGGCCATTGTTTGTGCATGCAGATGGTGAGATCGTGGCACAAACACCGATTTGCGTAGAAATTTTGCCGAAAAGCTTGCGTATTTGTGGGTAA
- a CDS encoding DUF554 domain-containing protein: MILLGTLVNAAAIIVGALLGRLLSRIPDSIRQTVMQGIGLAVILLGIKMSLGTENFLLMIVSVVLGAIIGELIGIEKGLNRLGQWLERKLGGNKQGSVATGFVTATLVYCIGAMGVLGAMDSGLRDNHDILYTKALIDGFSAIIFSSTLGIGVLFSAVPVFVYQGLIALLSTQIYNVVSQTTLDAMLVELTAVGGLMIIAIGINILEIRKINVANMLPALVIAALGVPIVGWLSKLFL; the protein is encoded by the coding sequence GTGATCTTGTTGGGAACCCTGGTAAATGCGGCTGCTATTATCGTTGGAGCCTTGTTAGGTCGACTGCTGAGCCGAATCCCCGATTCGATTCGCCAGACAGTCATGCAAGGGATCGGATTAGCAGTCATTCTGCTGGGAATCAAGATGAGTCTTGGAACGGAAAACTTTTTGCTGATGATTGTCAGCGTCGTGCTGGGAGCTATCATCGGTGAATTGATTGGCATTGAAAAAGGATTGAATCGTCTTGGTCAGTGGTTGGAAAGGAAGCTCGGGGGGAATAAACAAGGCAGCGTTGCTACGGGGTTTGTTACTGCGACATTGGTCTATTGCATCGGAGCGATGGGTGTTTTAGGAGCAATGGATAGTGGGCTTCGCGATAACCATGATATTTTGTACACGAAGGCTTTAATAGACGGGTTTTCAGCTATTATTTTTAGCTCGACGTTAGGAATTGGCGTGCTATTTTCAGCTGTTCCCGTGTTTGTGTATCAAGGGTTAATTGCTTTATTATCGACCCAGATCTACAATGTTGTAAGTCAGACTACGCTCGATGCGATGCTTGTCGAACTAACAGCAGTAGGCGGGTTGATGATCATCGCGATCGGGATTAACATTCTGGAGATCAGAAAGATCAACGTCGCAAATATGCTGCCAGCCTTGGTCATTGCTGCACTTGGCGTGCCGATTGTAGGATGGCTTTCTAAGCTGTTTTTATAA